A single genomic interval of bacterium harbors:
- a CDS encoding type II toxin-antitoxin system HicB family antitoxin: protein MRFKVVITYDSEYEGYVVDVPELVGCMSQGKTIDEALTNIKDAIKGWLEVEKRHRRLDIFEEKELFVGEVIV, encoded by the coding sequence ATGAGATTTAAAGTGGTTATAACCTATGACTCAGAATATGAAGGATATGTAGTTGATGTTCCTGAGCTTGTTGGGTGTATGAGTCAAGGTAAGACAATAGATGAGGCACTTACCAACATAAAAGATGCAATTAAAGGTTGGTTAGAGGTAGAAAAAAGACATAGGAGATTAGATATTTTTGAAGAAAAGGAACTTTTTGTTGGAGAGGTTATAGTTTAG